From the Acidovorax carolinensis genome, one window contains:
- a CDS encoding ATP-binding protein → MNQKFEHLIERAEQLIARIESVLPQPLGAPDWSAAIAWRYRKRSSGHGTLEPVRHVAAMQLADLQEIDGQKEKIERNTQQFVQGKPANNVLLTGARGTGKSSLIKACLNAHAAQGLRLIEVDKADLTDLPDIVDVVSARPEKFIVFCDDLSFEDGEPGYKALKSILDGSVAAATPNVLIYATSNRRHLLPEYMAENLTYTHTDDGEVHPGEAVEEKISLSERFGLWVSFYPFSQDEYLTIVAQWLSSLGVPASAIAAARPEALVWALERGSRSGRVAYQFARDYAGRHSG, encoded by the coding sequence ATGAACCAAAAATTTGAACACCTGATCGAGCGCGCCGAGCAGCTCATTGCGCGCATCGAATCCGTGCTGCCGCAGCCCCTGGGCGCGCCCGACTGGTCGGCCGCCATTGCCTGGCGCTACCGCAAGCGCAGCAGTGGGCATGGCACCCTGGAGCCCGTGCGCCATGTGGCGGCCATGCAACTCGCCGACCTCCAGGAGATCGACGGGCAAAAAGAAAAGATCGAGCGCAACACACAGCAGTTCGTGCAGGGCAAGCCCGCCAACAACGTGCTGCTGACCGGCGCGCGCGGCACGGGCAAGTCTTCGCTCATCAAGGCCTGCCTGAATGCCCATGCGGCCCAGGGCCTGCGCCTGATCGAAGTGGACAAGGCCGACCTCACGGATCTGCCCGACATCGTGGATGTGGTGTCCGCCCGGCCCGAGAAATTCATCGTCTTCTGCGACGACCTGAGTTTTGAAGACGGCGAGCCGGGCTACAAGGCGCTCAAGTCCATCCTTGATGGCTCGGTGGCGGCGGCCACGCCCAATGTGCTGATCTACGCCACCAGCAACCGGCGGCATTTGCTGCCCGAGTACATGGCGGAAAACCTCACCTACACCCATACCGATGATGGCGAGGTGCATCCCGGCGAGGCCGTGGAAGAGAAGATTTCGCTGTCGGAGCGTTTTGGCTTGTGGGTCAGTTTTTACCCCTTCAGCCAGGATGAGTACCTGACCATCGTGGCCCAGTGGCTGTCGTCGCTTGGCGTGCCGGCATCCGCCATCGCGGCGGCACGCCCCGAGGCCTTGGTCTGGGCGCTGGAGCGCGGTTCGCGCAGTGGCCGCGTGGCCTACCAGTTCGCGCGCGACTACGCAGGGCGGCACAGTGGCTGA
- a CDS encoding NUDIX domain-containing protein: MLLSTRPPGKPYAGYWEFPGGKLEAGETVEEALRRELIEELGVTIGPASVWKVTEHDYPHALVRLHWCKVSEWTGAFEMREGQTMAWQQMPLSVAPVLPGAYPVLQWLAEERGQQFSLEQLLN, translated from the coding sequence ATGCTCTTGTCCACGCGCCCGCCTGGCAAGCCCTATGCGGGCTACTGGGAGTTTCCGGGTGGCAAGCTGGAGGCGGGCGAAACGGTGGAGGAGGCGCTGCGCCGCGAGTTGATCGAGGAGCTGGGGGTGACCATCGGGCCCGCCAGCGTCTGGAAGGTGACGGAGCACGACTATCCCCATGCGCTGGTGCGCCTGCACTGGTGCAAAGTTTCGGAGTGGACCGGAGCGTTCGAGATGCGCGAGGGCCAGACGATGGCCTGGCAGCAGATGCCTTTGAGCGTGGCGCCGGTGTTACCCGGTGCTTACCCCGTGCTGCAATGGCTGGCCGAGGAACGTGGTCAGCAGTTTTCCCTTGAACAGCTACTGAATTAA
- a CDS encoding DNA gyrase inhibitor YacG, whose amino-acid sequence MATETPPGGVTRLVTCPQCGGDSIYGPQNRYRPFCSERCKQMDLGAWASEDFRMPAEAPPNDAQYGDPRQQH is encoded by the coding sequence ATGGCAACCGAAACCCCACCGGGTGGAGTCACCCGCCTTGTCACCTGCCCGCAGTGCGGCGGCGACAGCATCTACGGTCCCCAGAACCGCTATCGTCCCTTTTGCAGCGAGCGCTGCAAGCAGATGGACTTGGGCGCCTGGGCCAGCGAGGATTTTCGCATGCCCGCCGAAGCACCACCGAACGACGCACAGTACGGCGATCCACGCCAACAGCATTGA
- the argJ gene encoding bifunctional glutamate N-acetyltransferase/amino-acid acetyltransferase ArgJ: MPVHLLAPVAADLHPIAGVRIGVAEAGVRKANRKDLTVFLLDEGASVAGVFTQNRFCAAPVQISREHLASGQSIRAMVINTGNANAGTGADGLVRARATCIALARQLNVAPEQILPFSTGVIMEPLPHDRIEAGLPAAIVDAQPDHWARAAEGIMTTDTLPKAFSAQVPIGGATVSITGISKGAGMIRPNMATMLGFMATDACVHPSVMQQLARELADGSFNRVTIDGDTSTNDSFVVVATNKAAHAPITTLASAEGQALKAAMLGVAQKLAQAIVRDGEGATKFITVRVEGGKTGEECRQVAYAIAHSPLVKTAFYASDPNLGRILAAVGYAGIADLDQTDIDLYLDDVHVAMKGGRNPAYREEDGQRVMKQSEITVRVLLGRGDAVDTVWTCDFSHEYVTINADYRS, translated from the coding sequence ATGCCCGTCCATCTACTTGCCCCCGTTGCCGCCGATCTGCACCCGATTGCCGGCGTCCGTATCGGTGTTGCCGAAGCCGGTGTCCGCAAAGCCAACCGCAAGGACCTGACGGTGTTCCTGCTGGACGAGGGCGCCAGCGTGGCGGGTGTTTTCACCCAGAACCGTTTTTGTGCTGCGCCAGTACAGATCAGCCGCGAACATCTCGCCAGCGGCCAGTCCATCCGCGCCATGGTGATCAACACCGGCAACGCCAACGCTGGCACGGGCGCCGATGGCCTGGTGCGTGCGCGGGCCACCTGCATTGCGCTGGCGCGCCAGCTCAACGTGGCGCCCGAGCAGATCCTGCCGTTCTCCACCGGCGTGATCATGGAGCCGTTGCCCCACGACCGCATCGAAGCCGGCCTGCCCGCCGCCATTGTCGACGCACAGCCCGACCACTGGGCGCGTGCAGCCGAAGGCATCATGACCACCGACACGCTGCCCAAGGCCTTCTCGGCGCAGGTGCCGATCGGTGGTGCCACGGTGTCCATCACCGGCATCAGCAAGGGCGCGGGCATGATCCGCCCCAACATGGCCACCATGCTCGGCTTCATGGCCACCGATGCCTGTGTGCACCCCTCGGTGATGCAGCAACTGGCGCGCGAGCTGGCCGATGGCTCGTTCAATCGCGTCACCATCGATGGCGACACCTCTACCAACGACTCGTTTGTGGTGGTGGCCACCAACAAGGCGGCGCACGCACCCATCACAACGCTGGCCAGTGCCGAGGGCCAGGCCCTCAAGGCCGCCATGCTGGGCGTGGCGCAAAAGCTGGCCCAGGCCATCGTGCGCGATGGCGAAGGTGCCACCAAGTTCATCACCGTGCGGGTGGAGGGCGGCAAGACCGGCGAGGAATGCCGCCAGGTGGCCTATGCCATTGCCCACTCGCCGCTGGTCAAGACGGCGTTCTACGCCAGCGACCCAAACCTGGGCCGCATCCTGGCGGCGGTGGGCTATGCGGGCATTGCCGATCTCGACCAGACCGATATCGACCTCTACCTCGACGACGTGCATGTGGCCATGAAAGGTGGGCGCAACCCCGCCTACCGCGAGGAAGACGGTCAGCGCGTGATGAAGCAAAGCGAGATCACCGTGCGCGTGCTGCTGGGGCGCGGTGACGCCGTGGACACGGTGTGGACCTGTGACTTCAGCCACGAATACGTCACCATCAATGCGGACTACCGCTCGTAA